DNA sequence from the Halorussus sp. MSC15.2 genome:
GCGGCGTTGACTCCTCGACCGCGGCCGCGCTGGCCTACGAGGCGGTCGGCGACCAACTCACTCCGGTCTACGTGGATACCGGCCTGATGCGGAAGGGCGAGACCGACGAGATTCGAGAGACGTTCTCCTACATGGACAGCCTCCGCATCGTGGACGCGAAGGACCGCTTCCTCGACGCGCTCGCGGGCGTCACCGACCCCGAGGAGAAGCGCCACGTCATCGGCGAGCAGTTCATCCGAGAGTTCGAGACCGTGGCCGAGGAGACGGGCGCGGAGTTCCTCGTGCAGGGGACCATCTACCCCGACCGCATCGAGAGCGAGGGGACCATCAAGTCCCACCACAACGTCGGCGGCCTGCCCGAGGTCGTGGACTTCGAGGGCATCGTGGAACCGATGCGCGACCTCTACAAGGACGAGGTCCGCGAGGTCGCCCGCGAACTCGACCTCGAAGAGATAATCTCCGAGCGCATGCCCTTCCCGGGTCCGGGCCTCGCGGTCCGCATCCTCGGCGAGGTCACCGACGAGAAACTGGAGGTCGCCCGCGAGGCGACCCACGTCGTGGAAGAGGAGTTGGCGGAGTACGACCCGTGGCAGGCGTTCGCCGCGGTCCTCGGCAAGGCCACCGGCGTCAAGGGCGACAACCGCGTCCACGGCTACGTGGTCTCGGTGCGCTCGGTCGAGAGTCGGGACGGGATGACCGCCCGCGCCCAAGAAATCGACTGGGAGACCCTCCAGCGCATCCAGAGCCGTATCACCGGACAGAACGACAACGTCTCGCGAGTCGTCTACGACGTGACCCACAAACCGCCCGCGACCATCGAGTACGAGTGACCCAGAGACGATGAAGGCAATCCTCGTCGGACCGGACGAAGACGGACTGGGCGACGCCCTCGAAGCAGAGGGCGTCGAACTGACGCGAATCGAGACCGTGGCGAACCGGCCCGCGCTCGAAGAGGCCGGAATCACCGACGCCGACACCCTCGTCCTGACCGAGACGGAGGGCGCGACCGCCATCCCCGTCGCCAAGGACCTCAACGAGGGCGTGCAGGTGGTCGTCTACACCGACGACGACTTGCCCGACTTCGCGCGCGGGCAGGCCGACCTCATCGTGGACCCCGCCCTGCTGTCGGCCGAGGCGGTGGCCGAGGAACTGGCGGCCTGAGACGCCAGCGACCCCGCTCTACTCTTGCGGTTCTTCCAACCGGGCCTCGAACAGCGGTTTCTGCGCCTCGTCGTCGGCCAGTTCGTCGGTCGCGCGCCACTCTCCGACGACGACGAATCCCGCGTCTCTCAACTGTGACTTCGTCGCCTCGGCTCCCGCGATGTCCCACTGCATCTCGACGCCGCTGTCCAACCAGTCGGGGTTCTTCCCGGACCACTCGTCGATGCCCTCCGTCAGCAGCACGCGCCCGCCGGGCCGGAGGACGCGCGCGAACTCCTCGACGACAGTTTGGTGGTCGTCGAGGGGCACGTGAATCAGCGAGTGGTAGGCGGTCACGGCGTCGAAGGCGTCGTCGCGGAACGGGAGTGCGGTCATGTCGCCCCGGACGAGCGGTACACTGGGCACGTTCCCGCGCGCGAGTCCGAGTTGCTCGCGCGAGAAGTCGAGACCCACCGGGTCGGCCGACTCGGCGAGTCGCCGCAGCACCGGCGTCCCTTGACCGCACCCGGCGTCCAGCACGCGAGGACTGTTCGGTAGGTCACTGAGGAACGCCGCCAGAATCTCCACTCCGCGACCCCGCTCGGACCGCTCGGCGGCGTACGTCTCTGCCATCTCGTCGTAGGCGCGACGAACCGCGTCTCTGTCGCTCATCGGTTCGAGGCACTCGCTCGTCGCACGTAAGCCTCAGGGGAGTGTGAGACGGTCTCTCAACCAGCTACACTCGCTCGGATAGCTCCCGCAGTCGCTCGCTGCCTCCGCGCATGATGGGCGTGCCGTGGCCCATCGCGGCCGTCTCGAAGTCGGGCGCGTCGCCGGCCAACCGCCGAACGCTCCGATGCACCGCGTCGGTGTCGTAGCTCATCGCCCACGGCGAGGGTTCCAGTCGGCCGTCGCTCTCGCGAACGAGGTCGCCCAGAAACGCCACGCTCGGGTCCTCCGAGACGTAGACCGTGTGGCCGGGCGAGTGGCCCGGCGTGTGGTAGGCGGTGAAACTCCCGATTTCGTCGCCGTCTTCGACCGGTCTGATGGGGAGGTCGGGCACCGAGACGAGGGCGTCGCTCACTCGCTGGAGCAGTCCCTTGCGGTTTCGCCAGTCGGGCTTTCGGCGTCCGACCAGTATCTCGGCGTCGGCCCGGCCGACGTACACTGGCGCGTCGAGACCGAGTTTCGACAGCGCGCCGACGTGGTCCACGTCGTAGTGCGTGACGAGGACGCGCGCCACGTCGGCGACTCGATAGCCCGCCTCGCGGATGCCGTCCCGAATCTGGTCGGTGCTCCGGGGCGTTCCGGCGTCGACCAACACGAGATTGCCGTGGTCGTCCACGAGGTAGGCGTTGACGCCACCGAGGTCGAGCCACCAGACGCCCATTTCGGTTCCGGTGTCGGCTTCGAGTTGGGTCGCAGTTGCCATATCGAGTCATACGTTACCGTTCATCAAAGCACTGTCCCCCGCGAACTCGCCCCGACAGAAGAGTTCCCCTCCCGTGGTACGGGCGCGTTCCCCCTACTGTCGAGCGGACACTTTTTTGTCCGTTCGGACCGCTGTTCCGAACATGGAGAACCGTTTCCCGTCCTCGGGGTCGATAAACCGAACGCGGGCGGCGTTGGCCGTCCTGCCGTTCTTGGCGTTGGGACTGGCGGACGTCGTACTGTTACTCGCGTGGGGCGTCGACCCGCTCTGGGGGTTCGCTATCTTGCCGCCGATTCTGTTCGTGAGCGTGTTGGCGTGGATTGCGTTCTCGACGGGGTTCGTCGGCGAACATCGAACGTAACGAGACCGCGAACCGTACGTCCGACTTCTCTCGGTTCAGTCCCTGCTTGAGCCTCCGCCGGGTCCCCTACGCGGCAGTTGAACTGTTCACGACCGTTCATCCCGGCAGTGAACGGACCTGAACCATCTGGACGGTCGCCCCGGTTGAAGTGGGACGCGGTCGTTGGAACTGATGCGGTCGTTGCGACCGGCGCACTGTCGTTTCCGCTCCCGGCGGTGCGCGTCCGACCGCAACCGCACATCCCGGCGCGACGAGCGACGACGCACACACCCGGCCGGCCGGACCCGCCCACCGGCCCGGTTTCCGTCAGCGCGACAGCCGACCGCCTCGGCGTCCGCTCGTCGTTCCTATCTAGCCGCGACAGAGGCACACGTCCGCACCCATCGACCGCCGCACTGCGCTATCCCTTGCGAACGACGCGTTCGCCCCGCTTTTCTCGGGGCGACCGCCTGGCCGGGTAGACCCGGTCCCGGCCGACTTCGATTCGACAGATAGTCCAGACTCGGCTCTCTCCGGTCTCTCGGTCGTGTCCCACGTTCCGCTACCGGACCGCGTACGGGACTGGTCGCGCTCGACACGGACCGTATCCGACTCCGCGACCCGCACGTTCGGACCGAATTTTAAGGGCCGCCGTCGCGTTTGCCGAGGCATGGCACTCGACCGCTATCCCGACCTCGACCCCGACGAGGGCGAGGTTCTCGACGCGGAACTGGCCGTGACCGACGACGTGCTAGTCAAGGCGTTCGCGCTCGGTCCCGGCGCAGAACTCTCGGCCCACGACCACGCCGACGCGACCAACGTCTTCCACGTCCTCGACGGGGCGGTGACCGTGATACAGGGCGATGACGAGGAAGTCGTCGAGGCCCCGGGCGTGGTCCTCCACGAACGCGGCGCGGTCCACGGCGCGCGTAACGAGACCGACGAAACCGCGGTGCTGACCGCGAGTCTGTGTCCGCTCCCGTCTTGAGTCTCGACCGACCGGAACACGTCCCACAGTCGAGACGGCACGCTGCGCAATCAAGGAGGACTGGAGCGCGTGACCTCGATTCTGCGTTGCTCGATATGCACGGACTACCGCCTGCTCGGTGTTTGGCTCAGCCCTCTCGGGGTAGTCGGACTGGCGGTCCCGGCCCCGACTCCGGACGACCGCGCGAGGCGTCCGGTCGGGACTGGTCGCGCCTTCGTACTTGAACCTTGGCTGGGGAGCCACGATACGGTAACAACCACGAGTGACTCTTAGGGAGTACGTCTCTCCGCGCTTATCGAGCGTTCCCGCGGACTTCGAGCCGGTTCTGGTCGGAACTAACTTCCGCCGGGCGACCGAGACGCTTACACCAGAATGGACCGGATAGAGGCGACCCAGTTCACGGGACTGCTCGAACGCGGTATCACGATTCTCCAGACGGCGATAGCGGCGTTTCTGGTCGTCCTGCTCGTGCTCGGGGTCGTCAACCTCGGCATCGTCATCGGTCGGTCGATACTCGTCCGCGACGTGACCGACACGACGGCGACGCTCTCGCTCGTTCGGTCGAGCATCGACATCGTCCTCTATCTGTTCGTCATCGTCGAACTCTACCAGACGGTCGTCGCGTACGTGGAAGCCCAGAGCGTCGTCATGGCGGTGATACACGCGGGTCTCATCGCGGTCGTGCGACAGATTATCACCTTCAAACCGGACGATTACGGTCCCACGGAGGCCATCACAATCGCCGGCGTCTACGTCGTCCTGCTGCTGGGTCTCCTCATCGGATTCTGGGTCGTTCACAGGGAGATAGACGAGGCGGCGGAGTGAGCCAGATACGGGGGCGAGACGAGTCGAGGGAAACGAGGTGGCCGGTCAGAGTTCGCGCTTCGTGTCCGGGTCCTCCAGTTCCCAGAGGTACTCCGGCAGGAACGCGTCCAGATTCTCGACGACTCGGCGCTCGCTCACGTTCATCCCCTCGCAGTGCTCCCACGCCTCGTCGCGGGTCGTGACCCGAATCTCGCCGTCTTCCAGAGATACCTCCAGCGGGAACACCGAGCATCGCGTCGGTTTCCAGTCGTGTTCGGCGTGGAGTTCGCAGAGACCGTCTTCCCGGAGGAAGTAGCAGGCCGCCCCGTCGTCGGCGACGTGGTCGTCGCGGTCCTTCTCCTCCCGAATCACGAAGTCTTCCCCTCGGAACCGGGTCGTCGCCGCGCTAAGGTCCGCGCGCTCGGCGAGTTCGAAGAAGTCCTCGTCGTAGAGCAGGACGCCGTGGCGACAGCACCACGTACACTCCTCGACGCACTCGAAGGTGAGGGCCGGGTCGAACTCCACGATAGCCTCCCGTCCGGGGTACACCTCGACTCGCGTCTCGCTCGCGGCGTCGTCCGCACTCATCGGCCCACCCCCGGTCGGGCGCGTCGGTTCGGTCGCTCGCTCACGGTTCCGGTTCGGTCTGCGGCGCGCTAAAAGCGTTCGCTTCGCAGAGTGCCCGACGACTGCCGCAGAAAACGGTCGGACGACGGGCAGTCCGGACTGGAGGCGGTCTGACAGTGACCTATCTGTCGTTCGTGGCCTCGCCCGTGCTCACACCGGGACCGGTCTGGATTTCGATACCCGGTACCTTGGTGGCCTCGACGCCGACGAGGTCGCCGGGACACTTGTCCACGCTGTTGACGATGAACGTCGTGCCGAGCGGGATGTTCGTGGGCTGATTCTCGACGAAGATGCTGTTGCGCTCGACCAACTGGGTCGCCTCCACGGTCGGGTTCCCGCCGAAGAACCCGACCATCCGACCCGCGTTCGCCCAGTCCACGATGATGCCTTCCCAGACGTTGAGTTGTTCCGGGGGCCACTGGCCGCTGAAGTTGCAGTTGTCCACCGCGTCCACGTTCACGTCCTCTAGTGAGTCGGGACGGGTATCCTTCCGGTCGGTCATGATGATTATCTTCTGCCGGAGGTCCCCGCCGAGTCGTTCGGGGTACGGGAACACCATCCGGCGGACGTACAGCGGTCGCTCGCCACCGCCCTGTCCGTCTCCGCCTTGCCCGTCTCCGCCTTGCCCGTCTCCGTCCTGTCCGTCTCGGGCGGCCCACCCTGCGAAACCGAACGCTCCCACCGCGCTGTTCTTCAGGAAACTCCGCCGGTCGAGAGTCGTGTCGTGTTCGTCGTTCATCTTCCCACCGTTGGGAGTCACAGTATCGACGTTCGTAACGGTTGTCGCCGCCGTCTGAAACGGGAATGATTTAAATATAATACTCTACATGAAGTAAGTAATAAAATGTCTGGAATATCCGATGAGACGGGACCGAGCGTCGTCTCGCCGGTGGAACTCGACGCCCGAAAATCGCTGGTCGGCTTCGATGCGGCCGACGCCGACGCGCTCTCGTCGCTCCCCTTCGACGAGCGAGACGGTGCGGTCACCGACCGACTCCGGGACGCGTACGCGTCCCGCGAGGAC
Encoded proteins:
- a CDS encoding CTP synthetase; its protein translation is MKAILVGPDEDGLGDALEAEGVELTRIETVANRPALEEAGITDADTLVLTETEGATAIPVAKDLNEGVQVVVYTDDDLPDFARGQADLIVDPALLSAEAVAEELAA
- a CDS encoding MBL fold metallo-hydrolase; the encoded protein is MATATQLEADTGTEMGVWWLDLGGVNAYLVDDHGNLVLVDAGTPRSTDQIRDGIREAGYRVADVARVLVTHYDVDHVGALSKLGLDAPVYVGRADAEILVGRRKPDWRNRKGLLQRVSDALVSVPDLPIRPVEDGDEIGSFTAYHTPGHSPGHTVYVSEDPSVAFLGDLVRESDGRLEPSPWAMSYDTDAVHRSVRRLAGDAPDFETAAMGHGTPIMRGGSERLRELSERV
- a CDS encoding phosphate-starvation-inducible PsiE family protein — protein: MDRIEATQFTGLLERGITILQTAIAAFLVVLLVLGVVNLGIVIGRSILVRDVTDTTATLSLVRSSIDIVLYLFVIVELYQTVVAYVEAQSVVMAVIHAGLIAVVRQIITFKPDDYGPTEAITIAGVYVVLLLGLLIGFWVVHREIDEAAE
- the guaA gene encoding glutamine-hydrolyzing GMP synthase, with the protein product MVNTDEFIDEKIAEIREQVGDADAVIALSGGVDSSTAAALAYEAVGDQLTPVYVDTGLMRKGETDEIRETFSYMDSLRIVDAKDRFLDALAGVTDPEEKRHVIGEQFIREFETVAEETGAEFLVQGTIYPDRIESEGTIKSHHNVGGLPEVVDFEGIVEPMRDLYKDEVREVARELDLEEIISERMPFPGPGLAVRILGEVTDEKLEVAREATHVVEEELAEYDPWQAFAAVLGKATGVKGDNRVHGYVVSVRSVESRDGMTARAQEIDWETLQRIQSRITGQNDNVSRVVYDVTHKPPATIEYE
- a CDS encoding cupin domain-containing protein codes for the protein MALDRYPDLDPDEGEVLDAELAVTDDVLVKAFALGPGAELSAHDHADATNVFHVLDGAVTVIQGDDEEVVEAPGVVLHERGAVHGARNETDETAVLTASLCPLPS
- a CDS encoding class I SAM-dependent methyltransferase yields the protein MSDRDAVRRAYDEMAETYAAERSERGRGVEILAAFLSDLPNSPRVLDAGCGQGTPVLRRLAESADPVGLDFSREQLGLARGNVPSVPLVRGDMTALPFRDDAFDAVTAYHSLIHVPLDDHQTVVEEFARVLRPGGRVLLTEGIDEWSGKNPDWLDSGVEMQWDIAGAEATKSQLRDAGFVVVGEWRATDELADDEAQKPLFEARLEEPQE